The Rickettsia helvetica genome has a segment encoding these proteins:
- the nuoK gene encoding NADH-quinone oxidoreductase subunit NuoK has translation MNEYISLNHYLILSSLVFTIGMFGLFMHRKNIINILMSIELMLLAVNINFVAFSVYMQELSGQIFSIIILTVAAAETSIGLAILLIYFRNKGSIEITDINQMRG, from the coding sequence ATGAATGAATATATTTCGCTTAATCATTATTTAATCTTAAGCAGCTTAGTTTTTACTATCGGGATGTTTGGATTATTTATGCATCGCAAAAATATTATCAATATATTAATGTCCATTGAGCTAATGCTACTTGCAGTCAATATAAATTTTGTTGCATTTTCCGTATATATGCAAGAATTATCGGGACAAATTTTTAGTATTATAATCTTAACCGTAGCAGCTGCCGAAACTTCAATCGGGCTTGCGATATTACTAATATATTTCCGTAATAAAGGCTCAATTGAAATTACCGACATTAATCAGATGAGGGGGTAA
- a CDS encoding NADH-quinone oxidoreductase subunit J, with protein MFIFFYLFATLITISSLCVVLSKNSIYSVLWLIFAFINGAGLMILLGAEFLAMMLIVIYVGAVAVLFLFVIMMLDMHFNKTITQLKENLALSIFIALIMFADLVTIILLGTKNINFSSDVSFVITNNISNTKAIGNVLYTEFMLPFQMAGLILFVAMIACITLTLKKREGVKRQEIVKQLRHNKENTVLMTKPILNKGVENIKYE; from the coding sequence ATGTTCATATTTTTTTATTTATTTGCAACATTAATAACTATCAGTAGCTTATGCGTTGTTTTAAGCAAAAATTCCATATATTCGGTATTATGGTTAATTTTTGCATTTATCAACGGTGCAGGGCTTATGATTTTGCTTGGAGCAGAATTTTTAGCTATGATGCTGATAGTGATTTATGTTGGAGCTGTAGCAGTATTATTTCTATTTGTGATAATGATGCTAGATATGCATTTTAATAAGACAATAACACAGTTAAAAGAAAATCTTGCTTTAAGTATTTTTATAGCTCTAATAATGTTTGCTGATTTAGTAACAATTATTTTACTTGGCACTAAAAATATTAATTTCAGTTCGGATGTATCGTTTGTCATAACAAATAATATCTCAAATACTAAAGCAATAGGTAACGTGCTTTACACTGAATTTATGCTACCGTTTCAAATGGCGGGACTTATCCTATTTGTCGCTATGATTGCATGTATTACTTTAACGCTAAAGAAACGTGAAGGAGTAAAACGTCAAGAGATTGTAAAACAACTGCGGCACAATAAAGAAAATACCGTATTAATGACAAAGCCTATTCTAAATAAAGGTGTTGAGAATATTAAATATGAATGA
- a CDS encoding TerC/Alx family metal homeostasis membrane protein has translation MSWIIFYTVIFALLILDLGVVHKKNTVISFKESILFSLFYFIIACLFGIYVYYNTGADHAREYYTCFLIEKAMSLDNIFVISIIFQFFKIPGKYQHRILFFGIIGVIIFRAIMIYGSIILINKFAWLLYIFAVILIATGIKTFYVSHKTFDIQNSYIYKSIIKNLNITSNLEGDKFVVKHNNKLYSTPLFISLVLIEAIDLVFAIDSIPAIFAITNDVYIIYTSNIFAILGLRALFFCLAGIVERFSYIKYSLALILIFIGFKIFIHHYIAIPAYVSLTVTITLLLFGIIASIIRKNMIDH, from the coding sequence ATGAGTTGGATTATTTTTTATACGGTAATTTTTGCTTTACTAATTCTTGATTTAGGAGTCGTACATAAAAAAAATACCGTAATAAGCTTTAAAGAAAGCATACTTTTTAGTCTTTTCTATTTTATAATAGCTTGTTTATTCGGTATCTATGTTTATTATAATACGGGGGCAGATCATGCTCGTGAATATTATACTTGTTTTCTCATTGAGAAAGCTATGTCACTTGATAATATTTTTGTGATCTCTATTATCTTCCAATTTTTTAAAATTCCCGGGAAATATCAACATCGTATTTTATTTTTCGGTATAATAGGCGTAATAATATTCAGAGCCATAATGATTTACGGCAGTATTATTCTTATAAATAAATTTGCCTGGTTATTATATATTTTTGCCGTAATACTTATTGCTACCGGTATAAAAACTTTCTATGTATCACATAAAACTTTTGATATACAGAATTCTTATATTTACAAGTCAATAATAAAAAATCTAAATATTACCTCTAATCTTGAAGGGGATAAATTTGTTGTTAAACATAATAACAAACTATATTCTACCCCCCTTTTTATATCTCTAGTACTGATAGAAGCAATAGATTTAGTCTTTGCTATAGATAGTATACCGGCAATATTCGCAATTACTAATGATGTTTATATAATTTATACTTCAAATATTTTCGCTATTTTAGGGCTTAGAGCGTTATTCTTTTGTTTAGCAGGAATTGTAGAACGTTTCAGTTATATAAAATATTCTTTGGCTTTAATTTTAATATTTATCGGCTTTAAAATATTTATTCATCATTATATAGCGATTCCGGCATATGTTTCGCTCACTGTAACTATTACTTTATTACTATTTGGTATAATTGCTTCCATAATTAGAAAAAATATGATTGACCATTAA
- a CDS encoding helix-turn-helix domain-containing protein — MNNTNTNQTEKSILIGMQEAVLYAKGKLKANKHDIKLSNIDVHEVRDKLKLTQQQFATTFGVSVATLRNWEQGRRLPTGAAKLLLKIIEKEPNVVKRVLRG, encoded by the coding sequence ATGAATAATACAAATACTAATCAAACCGAAAAAAGTATATTAATTGGAATGCAAGAGGCTGTTTTATACGCTAAAGGAAAATTAAAAGCAAATAAACATGATATAAAATTATCTAATATAGACGTGCATGAAGTAAGAGATAAGTTAAAATTAACACAACAACAATTTGCTACAACATTTGGAGTTAGTGTTGCAACTTTAAGAAACTGGGAACAAGGCAGAAGATTACCTACCGGAGCCGCAAAATTACTTCTTAAGATTATTGAGAAAGAACCTAATGTTGTAAAACGAGTTTTACGCGGATAG
- a CDS encoding methyltransferase regulatory domain-containing protein produces the protein MSLKATNSSSTPNGHDKMAKKTHSVQSVVNDAVSDHNTYDEVPYESYPYALTNPYHLSTLATLFGVNAPEVENAKILELGCAAGGNLIPHAVLYPKAHFVGVDLSKVQIDEANKNVKELGLKNIEFHHCSITDIDDSFGKFDYIICHGVISWVPKTVRDKIFEVCNKNLSPNGIAYISYNTLPGWNMVRTIRDMMMYHSSSFANVRDKIAQSRLLLEFVKDSLENSKTPYAEVLKTEAGLLAKQTDHYLRHDHLEEENAQFYFHEFMNEARKHNLQYLADCNLSTMYLGNMPPKVVEQLKAVNDIVRTEQYMDFITNRRFRTTLLCHSDVKINRNINNDDITKFNIIFNIVPEKPLKEVDLNNASENLKFFLNGNKDSNLTTSSPYMKAILYTFSENLNNPLSFEKITVEANKKLYNTKLNEIKAELLNNAMKLVLQGYISITNQKHRNNPELDKPKTTKMVIHQATHTPSMWVTNLKHEPIGVNFFEKFALRYMDGKHDKKAIIEAVLSHVEKGELTLSKEGQKVENKEEIRKALESLFTPMIEKFSSNAMLV, from the coding sequence ATGTCCCTAAAAGCTACTAACTCTTCTTCTACCCCTAACGGTCATGATAAGATGGCAAAAAAAACACATTCCGTACAATCCGTTGTTAACGATGCGGTTTCAGATCATAACACTTATGATGAAGTGCCATATGAAAGCTACCCATATGCTCTTACAAATCCTTATCACTTAAGTACACTTGCAACTCTTTTCGGTGTAAATGCTCCTGAAGTCGAGAATGCAAAAATATTAGAGCTTGGTTGTGCAGCAGGCGGTAATTTAATACCACACGCAGTTCTTTATCCAAAAGCTCATTTTGTTGGGGTTGATTTGTCTAAGGTACAAATTGACGAAGCAAATAAAAATGTTAAAGAACTAGGATTAAAAAATATAGAGTTCCATCATTGTTCGATAACCGATATTGATGATTCTTTCGGTAAGTTTGATTATATAATTTGCCATGGCGTAATTTCTTGGGTGCCAAAAACCGTTAGAGATAAAATTTTTGAAGTTTGTAATAAAAATCTTAGCCCAAACGGAATAGCATATATTAGCTATAATACATTACCCGGATGGAATATGGTCCGTACTATTAGAGATATGATGATGTATCATTCTAGCTCATTTGCAAATGTACGGGATAAAATAGCGCAATCTAGATTATTACTAGAATTTGTTAAGGATAGCTTAGAAAACTCTAAAACTCCTTATGCAGAAGTATTAAAAACCGAAGCAGGGCTACTCGCTAAACAAACCGATCATTATTTACGTCATGATCATTTAGAAGAAGAAAATGCTCAATTCTACTTCCATGAATTTATGAATGAGGCAAGAAAACACAATTTACAATATTTAGCCGATTGTAATCTTTCGACTATGTACCTCGGTAATATGCCACCAAAAGTAGTAGAGCAGTTAAAAGCGGTGAACGATATAGTTAGAACTGAACAATATATGGATTTCATTACGAATCGTCGTTTTAGAACTACTTTACTATGTCATAGTGATGTGAAAATTAATAGAAATATTAACAATGATGATATAACGAAATTTAATATAATCTTTAATATAGTGCCTGAAAAACCACTCAAAGAAGTAGATCTTAATAATGCTTCCGAAAATTTAAAATTCTTCTTAAACGGTAATAAAGACTCTAACTTAACAACTAGTTCGCCTTATATGAAAGCTATTTTATACACTTTCAGCGAAAATCTAAATAATCCGTTAAGCTTTGAGAAAATAACTGTTGAAGCTAATAAAAAGCTATATAATACTAAATTAAACGAAATCAAAGCTGAGCTTTTAAATAATGCAATGAAGCTAGTACTACAAGGTTATATTAGTATTACAAATCAGAAGCATCGAAATAACCCTGAGCTTGATAAGCCTAAAACAACAAAAATGGTGATACATCAAGCAACCCATACACCTTCTATGTGGGTTACAAATTTAAAACATGAACCGATCGGCGTTAATTTCTTTGAGAAGTTTGCACTTAGATATATGGATGGTAAACATGATAAAAAAGCAATCATTGAGGCTGTACTTAGTCATGTAGAAAAAGGCGAGCTAACTTTAAGTAAAGAAGGTCAAAAAGTAGAAAACAAGGAAGAAATACGCAAAGCACTAGAAAGCTTATTTACTCCGATGATCGAGAAATTTTCTTCTAATGCTATGTTGGTTTAG